In Actinomyces radicidentis, one genomic interval encodes:
- a CDS encoding regulatory protein RecX produces the protein MPWLTPDEHQAEVEAARDIVLRRLDRSAAPRAALAELLARKEVDPRVAEEVLDRLESAGLIDDAAYAAVVARTRFAEKGAARRAIADELRRKGLGEAAIASALDQIDAEDEDAAALALARKKLASTRRLDPLVRKRRTAAMLGRKGYSSGVAMRAIERALAEERGEEADGA, from the coding sequence ATGCCCTGGCTCACGCCCGACGAGCACCAGGCCGAGGTCGAGGCGGCGAGGGACATCGTCCTGCGCCGCCTCGACCGGTCGGCGGCGCCGCGCGCCGCCCTCGCCGAGCTCCTCGCCCGCAAGGAGGTCGACCCCCGCGTCGCCGAGGAGGTCCTCGACCGCCTCGAGTCCGCGGGCCTCATCGATGACGCCGCCTACGCCGCCGTCGTCGCCCGGACCCGCTTCGCCGAGAAGGGCGCCGCCCGCCGGGCCATCGCCGACGAGCTGCGCCGCAAGGGGCTGGGGGAGGCCGCCATCGCCTCCGCGCTCGACCAGATCGACGCCGAGGACGAGGACGCCGCCGCCCTCGCCCTCGCCAGGAAGAAGCTCGCCTCGACGCGGCGGCTCGACCCGCTCGTCCGCAAGCGCCGCACCGCCGCGATGCTCGGCCGCAAGGGCTACTCCAGCGGCGTCGCCATGCGCGCCATCGAGCGCGCCCTCGCCGAGGAGCGAGGCGAGGAGGCCGACGGCGCCTGA
- the recA gene encoding recombinase RecA, whose protein sequence is MPAASQTQDRSKALATALAQIDKSFGKGSVMRLGDDTRPPVSVIPTGSTALDVALGIGGLPRGRVVEIYGPESSGKTTVALHAVANAQKAGGNAAFIDAEHALDPVYAKALGVDTDNLLVSQPDTGEQALEIADMLIRSGGLDIIVIDSVAALVPKAEIEGEMGDSHVGLQARLMSQALRKITGALSATGTTAIFINQLREKIGVFFGSPETTTGGKALKFYASVRIDVRRIQTLKDGDQPVGNRTRAKVVKNKMAPPFKQAEFDILYGQGISREGGLLDLGVENGIVRKSGAWFTYGTDQLGQGKENSRQFLKDNPELADEIENKILAALGIGEPGRKAREEAEAAEAEAAAKANKAASGASDGAATGALKAAKGRKKAGDEEIDAAFGEEAGGF, encoded by the coding sequence ATGCCCGCAGCCAGCCAGACCCAGGACCGCTCCAAGGCCCTGGCCACCGCCCTCGCCCAGATCGACAAGTCCTTCGGCAAGGGCTCCGTCATGCGTCTGGGCGACGACACCCGCCCGCCGGTTTCCGTCATCCCCACCGGGTCGACGGCGCTCGACGTCGCCCTCGGCATCGGCGGTCTGCCCCGCGGCCGCGTCGTGGAGATCTACGGCCCCGAGTCCTCCGGTAAGACCACCGTCGCCCTGCACGCCGTCGCCAACGCCCAGAAGGCCGGCGGCAACGCGGCCTTCATCGACGCCGAGCACGCCCTCGACCCGGTCTACGCCAAGGCCCTCGGCGTGGACACGGACAACCTCCTCGTCTCCCAGCCGGACACCGGCGAGCAGGCTCTCGAGATCGCGGACATGCTCATCCGCTCCGGCGGCCTCGACATCATCGTCATCGACTCCGTCGCGGCCCTCGTGCCCAAGGCGGAGATCGAGGGCGAGATGGGCGACTCCCACGTCGGCCTCCAGGCCCGCCTCATGAGCCAGGCCCTGCGCAAGATCACCGGCGCCCTGTCCGCCACCGGCACCACCGCCATCTTCATCAACCAGCTCCGCGAGAAGATCGGCGTCTTCTTCGGCAGCCCCGAGACCACCACCGGCGGCAAGGCCCTCAAGTTCTACGCCTCGGTGCGCATCGACGTCCGCCGCATCCAGACCCTCAAGGACGGGGACCAGCCCGTCGGCAACCGCACCCGCGCCAAGGTCGTCAAGAACAAGATGGCCCCGCCCTTCAAGCAGGCCGAGTTCGACATCCTCTACGGCCAGGGCATCTCCCGCGAGGGCGGCCTGCTCGACCTCGGCGTCGAGAACGGCATCGTCCGCAAGTCCGGCGCCTGGTTCACCTACGGCACGGATCAGCTCGGCCAGGGCAAGGAGAACTCCCGCCAGTTCCTCAAGGACAACCCCGAGCTGGCCGACGAGATCGAGAACAAGATCCTCGCCGCCCTCGGCATCGGCGAGCCCGGCCGCAAGGCCCGCGAGGAGGCGGAGGCCGCGGAGGCCGAGGCCGCCGCGAAGGCGAACAAGGCCGCCTCCGGCGCCTCCGACGGCGCGGCCACCGGCGCCCTCAAGGCGGCCAAGGGCCGCAAGAAGGCCGGTGACGAGGAGATCGACGCCGCCTTCGGCGAGGAGGCCGGCGGCTTCTGA
- a CDS encoding DUF3046 domain-containing protein, whose product MKHSEFWSAVDTVFGSGYGRSLTQDLVLPGIGMTSVDALEAGVAPRDVWGALCDETDRSDADRWVFRDDTRRRR is encoded by the coding sequence GTGAAGCACTCGGAGTTCTGGAGCGCCGTCGACACCGTCTTCGGCTCCGGCTACGGCCGCTCCCTCACCCAGGACCTCGTCCTGCCCGGCATCGGGATGACGAGCGTCGACGCGCTCGAGGCCGGCGTCGCGCCCCGCGACGTCTGGGGCGCCCTGTGCGACGAGACCGACCGCTCCGACGCCGACCGCTGGGTCTTCCGCGACGACACCCGTCGGCGCCGCTGA
- a CDS encoding helix-turn-helix domain-containing protein gives MNNATHPRTTRPARPANRTPMRQASAEGYRATVDTTTKPENVLLRREIGEVLRSVRQHQGRTLREVSSQARVSLGYLSEVERGQKEASSELLASICQALDAPLSAVLREVSDRIALTEGVTVPDTVPDELVRQQRMPQR, from the coding sequence ATGAACAACGCGACTCACCCCCGCACCACCCGCCCCGCACGTCCGGCGAACCGGACCCCGATGCGCCAGGCATCCGCGGAGGGGTACCGTGCGACCGTGGACACCACGACCAAGCCCGAGAACGTCCTCCTGCGCCGCGAGATCGGCGAGGTGCTCCGTTCCGTCCGTCAGCACCAGGGTCGGACGCTCCGCGAGGTCTCCTCGCAGGCCCGCGTCTCCCTGGGCTACCTCTCCGAGGTCGAGCGGGGCCAGAAGGAGGCCTCCTCCGAGCTCCTCGCCTCGATCTGCCAGGCCCTCGACGCGCCGCTCTCCGCGGTCCTGCGCGAGGTCTCCGACCGCATCGCCCTCACCGAGGGTGTCACCGTCCCGGACACCGTCCCGGACGAGCTGGTCCGTCAGCAGCGCATGCCGCAGCGCTGA
- a CDS encoding CinA family protein, with amino-acid sequence MAEQSPQAEAQEVPAASTQVDAARFLLSAAEERGLTLAVAESLTGGEVCSTLVSVPGASAVVVGGVVAYATRVKAEVLGVDAARLERTGPVDGEVARAMAQGVARLLGADLGLATTGVAGPGPADGHPAGTVHVAVASPWGTVERELHLEGDREAVREATTTAVVALAVAVLDAASAR; translated from the coding sequence ATGGCCGAGCAGAGCCCGCAGGCGGAGGCCCAGGAGGTCCCCGCCGCCTCGACCCAGGTCGACGCCGCCCGCTTCCTCCTGTCCGCCGCCGAGGAGCGCGGCCTCACCCTCGCCGTCGCCGAGTCCCTCACGGGTGGCGAGGTCTGTTCCACGCTCGTGAGCGTCCCGGGCGCCTCGGCCGTCGTCGTCGGGGGAGTGGTCGCCTACGCGACCCGCGTCAAGGCGGAGGTCCTCGGCGTCGACGCCGCCCGCCTCGAGCGCACCGGGCCCGTGGACGGCGAGGTCGCGCGCGCGATGGCCCAGGGCGTCGCCCGTCTGCTCGGCGCCGACCTCGGCCTGGCGACCACCGGCGTCGCCGGCCCCGGACCGGCCGACGGCCACCCGGCCGGCACCGTGCACGTCGCCGTGGCCTCCCCGTGGGGGACCGTCGAGCGCGAGCTGCACCTCGAGGGTGACCGCGAGGCGGTGCGCGAGGCCACGACGACGGCGGTCGTGGCCCTCGCCGTCGCCGTCCTCGACGCAGCCTCGGCGCGCTGA